A part of Caretta caretta isolate rCarCar2 chromosome 1, rCarCar1.hap1, whole genome shotgun sequence genomic DNA contains:
- the C1H12orf57 gene encoding protein C10 isoform X2 produces MPSLQRPMATPAQPPPGSLGAEQVKVVLAEVIKAFGSPENAQRMEEARDNACNDMGKMLQFLLPVATQIQQDVIKAYGFSNDGEGVLKFARLIKSYESQDPEIANMSGKLKAMFLPPMTLPPHGAGTGGVAAS; encoded by the exons ATGCCCAGCCTGCAGCGCCCCATGGCTACTCCGGCCCAGCCCCCGCCGGGCTCGCTGGGCGCCGAGCAGGTCAAAG TGGTTCTCGCCGAGGTCATCAAGGCTTTCGGCTCCCCGGAGAATGCCCAGCGCATGGAGGAGGCCCGGGATAACGCCTGCAATGACATGGGCAAGATGCTGCAGTTCCTGCTGCCCGTGGCCACCCAGATCCAGCAGGATGTGATCAAAGCCTATGGCTTCAGTAATGATGGAGAAG GGGTCCTGAAATTTGCCAGACTGATAAAATCTTATGAGTCCCAGGATCCAGAGATTGCAAACATGTCCGGGAAGCTAAAAGCCATGTTCCTGCCTCCAATGACACTGCCCCCAcatggggctgggacagggggtgtggCTGCCTCCTGA
- the C1H12orf57 gene encoding protein C10 isoform X1, with product MRQQRGVACCAIPSVSPIAQRGSALHGRRSGSTAPLRPAIPNPLPWPVVLAEVIKAFGSPENAQRMEEARDNACNDMGKMLQFLLPVATQIQQDVIKAYGFSNDGEGVLKFARLIKSYESQDPEIANMSGKLKAMFLPPMTLPPHGAGTGGVAAS from the exons ATGCGGCAGCAGCGCGGAGTTGCGTGCTGCGCGATACCCAGCGTCTCTCCCATTGCACAGAGGGGAAGCGCCCTCCATGGCCGGCGGAGCGGGAGCAccgcccccctccgccccgccaTCCCTAACCCACTCCCATGGCCAG TGGTTCTCGCCGAGGTCATCAAGGCTTTCGGCTCCCCGGAGAATGCCCAGCGCATGGAGGAGGCCCGGGATAACGCCTGCAATGACATGGGCAAGATGCTGCAGTTCCTGCTGCCCGTGGCCACCCAGATCCAGCAGGATGTGATCAAAGCCTATGGCTTCAGTAATGATGGAGAAG GGGTCCTGAAATTTGCCAGACTGATAAAATCTTATGAGTCCCAGGATCCAGAGATTGCAAACATGTCCGGGAAGCTAAAAGCCATGTTCCTGCCTCCAATGACACTGCCCCCAcatggggctgggacagggggtgtggCTGCCTCCTGA
- the C1H12orf57 gene encoding protein C10 isoform X3 translates to MEEARDNACNDMGKMLQFLLPVATQIQQDVIKAYGFSNDGEGVLKFARLIKSYESQDPEIANMSGKLKAMFLPPMTLPPHGAGTGGVAAS, encoded by the exons ATGGAGGAGGCCCGGGATAACGCCTGCAATGACATGGGCAAGATGCTGCAGTTCCTGCTGCCCGTGGCCACCCAGATCCAGCAGGATGTGATCAAAGCCTATGGCTTCAGTAATGATGGAGAAG GGGTCCTGAAATTTGCCAGACTGATAAAATCTTATGAGTCCCAGGATCCAGAGATTGCAAACATGTCCGGGAAGCTAAAAGCCATGTTCCTGCCTCCAATGACACTGCCCCCAcatggggctgggacagggggtgtggCTGCCTCCTGA